Proteins co-encoded in one Cydia splendana chromosome 11, ilCydSple1.2, whole genome shotgun sequence genomic window:
- the LOC134795148 gene encoding acidic mammalian chitinase-like codes for MAAIGGWNEGSTNFTALVNDDTLRATLVSNLYNYIDSNGFDGLDLDWEYPAQRGGADSDKEQFVTLVKELKEAFAAKSYLLTAAVAVTQSNIDLSYNVTGLNEYLDYFHLMLYDFYGSWNTETGVNAPLYAQLTDDASLNFNVNNSVNVWISNGATPSKLVLGLGAYGKTFTLTSLNNTSTGAPVTGAGAAGPYVAEAGTYSYYEICEDQVNNAAEWNITEVEGNYVYANKDLFWVGYDNPNTIKAKESDNITDNLLNKINVT; via the exons ATGGCTGCTATTGGTGGTTGGAATGAAGGCTCAACTAACTTCACAGCG CTTGTCAACGACGATACTTTGAGGGCAACTCTAGTCAGTAACTTGTACAACTATATTGATTCCAACGGCTTCGATGGTTTGGACTTGGACTGGGAGTACCCTGCACAAAGAGGTGGAGCAGACTCTGACAAG GAACAATTCGTGACTTTAGTTAAGGAGTTAAAGGAAGCCTTCGCAGCGAAATCTTATCTGTTGACCGCCGCCGTCGCCGTCACCCAGTCTAACATCGACTTGTCCTACAACGTCACCGGACTTAACGA ATACCTGGACTACTTCCACCTGATGCTGTACGATTTCTACGGCTCTTGGAATACTGAGACTGGGGTAAACGCGCCTCTCTACGCTCAGTTAACTGACGACGCCTCCTTAAATTTTAATgtt AACAACTCTGTCAACGTCTGGATCAGCAACGGCGCGACTCCCTCCAAGCTGGTGTTGGGTCTGGGAGCGTATGGCAAGACCTTTACCCTGACCAGTCTGAACAACACTTCAACCGGAGCGCCAGTCACCGGAGCTGGAGCAGCCGGGCCTTATGTTGCAGAAGCTGGAACTTACAGTTACTATGAG ATTTGCGAAGACCAAGTGAACAACGCCGCAGAATGGAACATTACCGAGGTTGAGGGCAACTACGTGTATGCTAATAAGGATCTATTCTGGGTCGGCTACGACAACCCCAACACTATTAAGGCTAAG gaATCGGACAATATCACTGACAATCTCCTTAATAAAATTAACGTAACGTAA